The following proteins come from a genomic window of Enterobacter sp. RHBSTW-00175:
- a CDS encoding TIR domain-containing protein, with the protein MADKKVLFIAFAIEDETQRNFLKGQSLHPRKPYEFIDMSVKEPYDTEWKARVRTRIKRSDGVVVLVSKNSLKSSGQKWEIQCAKEEGKPIRGIWAYSDDRTNIDGVNTYTWSDKNITDFINAL; encoded by the coding sequence ATGGCTGACAAAAAAGTTTTATTCATAGCTTTCGCGATTGAGGATGAAACTCAACGTAATTTTTTGAAAGGACAATCGCTCCACCCAAGAAAACCTTATGAATTCATAGATATGTCAGTAAAAGAACCTTATGACACCGAGTGGAAAGCGCGTGTTAGGACTCGTATCAAGCGTTCAGATGGTGTAGTCGTACTGGTTAGTAAAAATTCACTGAAATCCAGTGGGCAAAAGTGGGAAATACAGTGCGCAAAAGAAGAAGGTAAACCTATCCGTGGTATCTGGGCTTATTCAGATGACAGAACTAATATAGACGGTGTAAATACTTACACTTGGTCTGATAAAAATATCACTGATTTTATCAACGCATTATAG
- a CDS encoding recombinase family protein encodes MTQTVPTCFVRAYLRASTSEQDASRARSSIDTFATEHGLAICNYYIENESGSRLERPELFRLLKDCRQRDILLIEDVDRLSRLAGNDWITLKKMIARKDIRVVAVNVPTTWLHLSPGLTDFDNRMFSAINDMLLDMLAAVARRDYEQRRERQKQGIAKAKAEGKYQGRKVNQHRYDAINRLLASGSSWSQVQKTINCSRGTISRAIKQCPPVTALPSLSGQSESATAFSVTATLWVPVQNGSKFTRGKKKVREDIAWLVECDYDGKVLDNNEYSLIFTYSDEADLKEQIDELFDEIYRTAEIRNCVVDDMTLTNDATNQGWNEYDGGWQ; translated from the coding sequence ATGACCCAAACAGTACCGACCTGCTTTGTTCGCGCTTATCTTCGTGCCTCCACGTCCGAACAGGATGCATCACGAGCACGTAGCTCTATCGATACTTTCGCCACTGAGCACGGGCTGGCCATCTGTAACTATTATATTGAAAATGAGTCAGGTTCACGCCTGGAACGTCCTGAGCTTTTCCGGCTGCTGAAAGACTGTCGGCAGCGCGACATCTTACTTATTGAAGATGTTGACCGCCTTTCACGACTGGCCGGGAATGACTGGATCACGCTCAAGAAAATGATTGCCAGGAAAGATATAAGAGTCGTGGCCGTTAATGTTCCCACTACCTGGCTGCATTTATCTCCGGGGCTGACCGATTTTGATAACCGGATGTTTTCGGCCATCAATGACATGCTGCTCGATATGCTGGCCGCAGTGGCCAGACGCGACTATGAGCAGCGGCGGGAACGCCAGAAACAGGGGATCGCCAAAGCAAAAGCTGAGGGCAAATACCAGGGCAGAAAGGTTAACCAACATCGCTATGATGCCATTAACCGGCTGCTGGCCAGCGGCAGCTCCTGGAGCCAGGTTCAGAAGACCATCAATTGCAGTCGTGGCACCATTAGCCGGGCGATTAAACAGTGTCCCCCAGTTACAGCCCTCCCCTCTCTTTCCGGGCAGTCTGAGAGTGCTACCGCATTTTCCGTGACAGCCACACTGTGGGTGCCGGTGCAGAACGGCAGCAAATTTACCCGTGGGAAGAAAAAGGTCAGAGAAGATATTGCCTGGCTGGTTGAGTGCGACTATGACGGAAAGGTGTTGGACAACAATGAGTACAGCCTGATTTTTACGTATAGCGATGAGGCCGATTTGAAAGAGCAGATTGACGAACTTTTCGACGAGATATACCGCACAGCTGAGATACGTAACTGCGTGGTCGATGATATGACGCTAACCAATGATGCAACTAATCAGGGCTGGAATGAATACGATGGAGGTTGGCAATAA
- a CDS encoding type IV secretion system protein: protein MSSEGVFSGMDAAVMNGLNSVLQGQMSLYSTLMAGLVTGSATLYILWRGYQTLAGKLHTPVEDVAWDLARMGIILAFVTNADGYLDASV, encoded by the coding sequence ATGAGTAGCGAAGGTGTTTTCTCTGGAATGGATGCCGCTGTAATGAATGGCTTAAACAGTGTTTTACAGGGGCAAATGTCCCTGTATTCAACGCTGATGGCAGGATTAGTTACCGGTTCTGCCACTTTGTACATTCTTTGGCGTGGCTATCAGACACTGGCGGGGAAGCTACATACCCCGGTAGAGGACGTAGCGTGGGACTTGGCGCGAATGGGGATCATCCTAGCATTTGTCACTAATGCAGATGGCTACCTAGACGCCTCGGTTTGA
- a CDS encoding EexN family lipoprotein, whose amino-acid sequence MTINNRTILSSLLVLSLFALGGCEEKKTEEWYMAHHDELIKDYADCLKTQTFSSERCIPVVNASKRSMNEPDVVAGLQKVQTEYVKSRMHPENKSHE is encoded by the coding sequence ATGACGATTAATAACCGCACTATTTTATCCTCCCTGCTTGTTTTAAGCCTGTTTGCTTTAGGTGGTTGTGAAGAGAAAAAAACTGAAGAGTGGTATATGGCTCATCATGACGAATTAATAAAAGACTATGCCGATTGTTTGAAAACCCAAACATTCAGCAGTGAGCGGTGCATCCCTGTTGTGAATGCTTCCAAAAGGTCAATGAATGAGCCTGACGTTGTAGCTGGACTACAAAAAGTGCAAACAGAGTACGTAAAAAGCAGGATGCATCCAGAGAATAAAAGTCATGAGTAG
- a CDS encoding type IV secretion system protein gives MKLKTLSAACLAGALLCPSLTAYAGIPVMVDADPLRQIQYATDAQNWLKTVEQYKSQLNAYKSQLATATGVRNVQDFLSQAKGLSNDLKNLQKNGISLNDLLTNSGGSYSSALNGLYSKYKMFDTCDATQTQSYADTCKQIVINRAVAVEDTTAVQEKINSTVSDISTLVSRIEMSQDAKESQDLANTITSKSVQLNALTTQWEMSVKQSELRDQMLTSQRQKAHRQQQLSAPVADLNNL, from the coding sequence ATGAAACTGAAAACTCTGTCTGCCGCCTGTCTTGCGGGGGCTTTGCTGTGTCCATCACTGACAGCCTATGCCGGTATTCCTGTCATGGTTGATGCTGATCCGTTACGTCAGATTCAATACGCGACCGACGCCCAAAACTGGCTTAAAACGGTGGAACAGTATAAATCCCAGCTTAATGCCTACAAATCGCAACTGGCGACCGCGACCGGCGTACGCAACGTACAGGACTTTTTGAGTCAGGCTAAGGGGCTGTCTAATGACCTTAAAAACCTGCAAAAAAACGGCATTTCACTCAACGACCTGCTGACGAACTCCGGCGGGTCATACAGCAGTGCGCTAAACGGCCTGTACAGCAAGTACAAGATGTTTGACACCTGTGATGCTACGCAGACCCAAAGCTATGCTGATACCTGTAAACAAATCGTCATTAACCGGGCGGTGGCCGTCGAAGATACCACTGCGGTACAGGAGAAGATCAACAGTACAGTGAGTGATATTTCCACCCTTGTAAGTCGTATAGAAATGTCGCAAGACGCTAAAGAGTCACAGGATTTGGCGAACACCATAACGTCAAAAAGTGTACAGTTAAACGCGCTGACCACGCAGTGGGAAATGAGCGTGAAACAGTCGGAACTGCGTGATCAAATGCTGACATCGCAGCGACAAAAAGCCCACCGACAGCAACAACTGAGTGCGCCGGTAGCTGATTTAAACAACTTATGA
- a CDS encoding caspase family protein, whose product MRKALIVGIDYYKNINHLSGCVTDALSVQTSLERNFDDSKNFGVRLIVSRNEQEIVRRGDLRSAISELFQGKPDIALFYFAGHGYIDEAGGYICSGDCETGDDGVKLSDIITFANKSKAKNKVIILDSCHSGSAGDRPTDESLAEIKDGVTIMTASTDKQYALGGEKGGIFTNLFVDALDGAAANLLGYVTPGGIYAHVDQSLGEWGQRPVFKTNVQSFISLRKAEPPISLADLHRLDQIFTTENYIFPLDPTFEPERNKEQNDDVNFPKPDKKNTEIFALLQRFVKVNLVRPVGETHMWHAAINSKSCKLTVLGQHYWNLVNKKLI is encoded by the coding sequence ATGAGAAAAGCCCTGATAGTTGGGATTGATTATTATAAAAACATTAATCATCTGTCAGGGTGCGTTACTGATGCCCTTTCAGTACAAACCTCTCTTGAACGTAATTTCGATGACAGTAAAAATTTTGGAGTTCGCCTCATTGTAAGTCGTAATGAGCAAGAAATAGTAAGAAGAGGAGATTTACGCTCTGCAATATCAGAACTTTTTCAGGGTAAACCTGATATTGCACTATTTTATTTTGCTGGGCATGGATATATCGATGAAGCAGGAGGTTACATTTGTTCAGGGGATTGTGAAACTGGCGACGATGGTGTGAAATTAAGCGATATAATAACTTTTGCTAATAAATCAAAAGCTAAAAATAAAGTTATTATTTTAGATAGTTGTCACTCTGGCTCGGCAGGTGACCGCCCAACAGATGAAAGTTTGGCAGAAATAAAAGACGGTGTAACTATTATGACTGCCTCAACCGATAAGCAGTATGCCTTAGGAGGGGAGAAGGGAGGAATATTCACTAATTTATTCGTTGATGCTCTGGATGGTGCTGCTGCTAATTTATTAGGCTATGTTACACCAGGGGGGATATATGCACATGTTGATCAGTCGCTGGGAGAATGGGGGCAACGGCCAGTATTTAAGACTAATGTGCAATCATTTATATCTCTAAGGAAAGCTGAACCACCAATTTCGTTAGCTGATCTACATAGGTTAGATCAAATTTTCACGACAGAAAATTATATTTTTCCTTTAGATCCCACATTTGAACCTGAGCGCAATAAAGAACAGAATGATGATGTTAATTTCCCCAAGCCCGACAAGAAAAATACTGAAATTTTTGCTCTTTTACAGAGGTTCGTTAAGGTAAATCTTGTTCGTCCTGTAGGTGAAACGCATATGTGGCATGCCGCCATAAACTCTAAATCCTGTAAACTGACTGTATTAGGGCAACATTACTGGAACCTTGTGAATAAGAAATTAATTTGA
- a CDS encoding IS3 family transposase (programmed frameshift), producing MSGKRYPEEFKTEAVKQVVDRGYSVASVATRLDITTHSLYAWIKKYGPDSSTNKEQSDAQAEIRRLQKELKRVTDERDIFKKSRGVLRKAVRLRYAFIRDNSCCWPVRLLCRVLDVHPSGFYAWLQQPHSQRHQADLRLTGQIKQFWLESGCVYGYRKIHLDLRDSGQQCGVNRVWRLMKRVGIKAQVGYRSPRARKGEASIVSPNRLQRQFNPDAPDERWVTDITYIRTHEGWLYLAVVVDLFSRKIIGWSMQSRMTKDIVLNALLMAVWRRNPQKQVLVHSDQGSQYTSHEWQSFLKSHGLEGSMSRRGNCHDNAVAESFFQLLKRERIKKKIYGTREEARSDIFDYIEMFYNSKRRHGSSDQMSPTEYENQYYQRLGSV from the exons ATGAGCGGTAAGCGTTATCCCGAAGAGTTTAAAACTGAAGCAGTCAAACAGGTTGTTGATCGCGGTTATTCTGTTGCCAGCGTTGCAACACGTCTCGATATCACCACCCACAGCCTTTACGCCTGGATAAAGAAGTACGGTCCGGATTCTTCCACTAATAAAGAACAGTCAGATGCTCAGGCCGAGATCCGCCGTCTCCAGAAAGAGCTGAAACGGGTTACCGACGAACGGGACATAT TTAAAAAAAGCCGCGGCGTACTTCGCAAAGCTGTCCGACTGAGGTACGCCTTTATCCGTGACAACTCCTGTTGCTGGCCTGTTCGCCTGCTCTGTCGGGTGCTGGATGTTCATCCTAGTGGTTTTTACGCCTGGCTTCAGCAGCCGCATTCACAACGCCATCAGGCAGACCTGAGACTGACAGGACAGATTAAACAGTTCTGGCTGGAATCGGGATGCGTCTATGGTTATCGCAAAATCCATCTGGATCTGCGGGACAGCGGGCAACAGTGCGGAGTGAACCGGGTCTGGCGACTGATGAAACGTGTCGGGATAAAGGCTCAGGTCGGATACCGGAGCCCGCGGGCACGTAAAGGCGAGGCCAGTATCGTGTCGCCCAACAGGCTCCAGCGACAGTTCAATCCGGATGCTCCGGATGAGCGTTGGGTAACGGACATAACCTACATCAGGACCCACGAAGGCTGGCTGTATCTTGCCGTTGTTGTTGATCTGTTCTCACGCAAAATTATCGGCTGGTCCATGCAATCCCGGATGACAAAGGACATTGTCCTGAACGCACTGCTGATGGCTGTATGGCGGCGTAATCCCCAAAAACAGGTGCTGGTTCATTCGGATCAGGGCAGTCAGTACACAAGCCATGAGTGGCAGTCGTTCCTGAAATCACACGGCCTGGAGGGCAGCATGAGCCGTCGCGGTAACTGCCATGATAATGCGGTTGCAGAAAGCTTTTTCCAGTTGTTGAAACGCGAACGGATAAAGAAAAAGATCTACGGAACGCGGGAAGAAGCCCGCAGCGATATTTTTGATTACATCGAAATGTTTTATAACAGTAAGCGTCGGCATGGTTCTAGCGATCAGATGTCACCGACAGAATATGAAAACCAGTATTATCAACGGCTCGGAAGTGTCTAG